The Brassica oleracea var. oleracea cultivar TO1000 chromosome C6, BOL, whole genome shotgun sequence genome includes a region encoding these proteins:
- the LOC106298467 gene encoding uncharacterized protein LOC106298467 — MTTTTLISSVLSSSIFPTEYRSWVRIPATSISGGSNVRVVKQRRLKIIAKSLDLPLLPFSMSEVLVPTESKTLHLYEARYLALLEESIKRKKNMFVHFILDPISISEKATEASFAARYGCLVLIENVERLDIGALVSIRGAGRVKISRFLGADPYLSGEVRPIQDRFNYEISNEITSEISKLKESIKNLSSLEIKLKAPEDSLLQTRLLNSLKWAEDEPPEECEESFFPSLQERLSFAALQPVSGSTQSELSRLQQEKLKAMDIKDTMERLKLSMGLIKENISSIAAKLAIQSLDIR, encoded by the exons ATGACTACCACCACCTTAATCTCCTCTGTTCTCTCTTCCTCTATCTTCCCTACCGAATATCGCAGCTGGGTTCGAATTCCGGCGACTTCAATTTCCGGAGGTAGCAATGTCCGCGTAGTGAAACAACGTCGTTTGAAAATTATCGCCAAATCACTCGACCTTCCTCTTCTTCCCTTCAGTATGAGCGAG GTTCTTGTACCAACGGAGAGTAAAACATTGCATTTATACGAAGCAAGATACTTGGCACTACTTGAAGAG TCGATAAAAAGAAAAAAGAATATGTTTGTTCATTTCATTCTCGATCCTATTTCGATTAGTGAGAAAGCAACAGAAGCATCCTTTGCTGCTCGATATGGCTGCTTGGTACTTATTGAAAAT GTCGAGAGATTAGACATTGGAGCACTTGTCTCCATAAGAGGCGCTGGTCGTGTGAAGATTTCCAGATTTTTAGGG GCAGATCCTTATTTGTCCGGAGAGGTCAGACCAATACAAGATCGTTTTAATTATGAGATCAGCAATGAAATAACCTCAGAAATCTCCAAGCTAAAGGAATCTATTAAGAATCTCAGCAGCTTGGAGATCAAACTTAAG GCTCCAGAAGACTCGCTACTACAAACTCGTCTCCTTAACTCTTTGAAATGGGCTGAAGATGAGCCACCGGAAGAATGTGAAGAATCCTTCTTTCCTTCCCTTCAAGAACGTTTATCATTCGCTGCGCTTCAACCGGTTTCCG GATCGACGCAGTCAGAACTATCAAGGTTACAACAAGAGAAATTAAAGGCAATGGATATAAAAGATACAATGGAGAGGTTAAAACTTTCAATGGGACTCATCAAGGAGAACATTTCTTCAATTGCAGCCAAACTCGCCATCCAGTCTTTGGATATTCGTTAG
- the LOC106297470 gene encoding uncharacterized protein LOC106297470, giving the protein MGRAKFGENEKGAGECRLFVENLQGAALEWFSRLKRNSIESFRQLALEFHKQVSRISDKVAVDALRETLWYKSKFGKWITLRLTKTSSRDPGSDQKPKWRNPRNDKNVNHGEEETQGAHNYAIGSGPEQGRTTDHPPRNDKAPQTKNSLQGNQSGENRGRRHDEKGNDNSRRRVNMIIRGSQYCSDTISAIKAYKRKAEMSVNSLTWSTPGDFLKGAITFDEEEAGRIDQPHCNPLVIDLMIRYLEVARVLIDTGSTVNVIFRDTLKRMNVELGEVIPSSKPLTSFEGTTSMTLGSIKLPVAAKEVTKIVDFAVVDHPAIYNVIMGTPWLNAMKAVPSTYHLGINFPTHNGIAAI; this is encoded by the exons ATGGGGAGAGCCAAATTCGGAGAAAACGAAAAGGGTGCCGGCGAATGCCGCCTCTTCGTCGAAAACCTCCAAGGAGCAGCACTCGAATGGTTCTCTCGCCTGAAGCGAAATTCCATCGAAAGCTTTCGCCAACTCGCTTTGGAATTTCACAAGCA AGTCAGCAGAATAAGCGACAAGGTAGCGGTAGATGCACTCCGTGAAACGCTTTGGTACAAGTCGAAATTCGGGAAGTGGATAACCTTG AGGCTGACGAAAACATCGTCGAGGGATCCTGGGTCGGATCAGAAGCCTAAATGGAGAAACCCCCGTAACGACAAAAACGTCAATCACGGGGAGGAAGAGACCCAGGGAGCGCATAACTATGCCATCGGCTCCGGACCGGAGCAAGGCCGGACTACGG ACCACCCTCCGAGAAACGATAAGGCCCCTCAAACGAAGAACTCTCTCCAAGGGAACCAATCGGGAGAAAATCGCGGAAGAAGACATGACGAGAAAGGCAACGATAATAGCCGCCGCAGGGTTAACATGATCATCAGAGGATCACAGTACTGCAGCGATACCATCTCTGCCATCAAAGCTTACAAGCGCAAGGCTGAGATGAGCGTGAATTCTCTAACCTGGTCCACGCCTGGTGACTTCCTGAAAGGAGCAATCACTTTCGATGAAGAAGAAGCCGGAAGGATCGATCAGCCCCACTGCAATCCGCTCGTAATCGATCTCATGATAAGATACCTCGAGGTCGCGAGAGTTCTCATCGACACGGGTAGCACGGTCAATGTCATCTTCCGCGATACCCTTAAAAGGATGAACGTTGAGCTAGGAGAAGTCATACCGTCCTCCAAACCGCTAACTAGCTTCGAAGGCACAACGTCTATGACTCTCGGATCGATCAAGCTGCCCGTTGCGGCAAAAGAAGTAACAAAGATCGTCGATTTCGCAGTCGTTGACCACCCAGCCATCTACAACGTCATCATGGGCACACCTTGGCTCAACGCCATGAAAGCAGTCCCGTCGACTTATCACTTAGGCATCAATTTCCCGACTCATAACGGAATTGCCGCAATCTAG